In Rhizobium gallicum bv. gallicum R602sp, the following proteins share a genomic window:
- a CDS encoding SulP family inorganic anion transporter produces MINNGSALSRDLASSLVVFLVAIPLCLGIAIASGVPAAMGLISGIIGGLVVGLLAGSPLQVSGPAAGLAVIVFGFVEQYGVAMLGPVLLIVGLLQILAGFLRIGSWFRAISPAVVHGMLAGIGILIILGQVHVLMDAKPSAGGIENVTAINESVGRLWGASVTNEAVALLVGLLALLAMVCWEQFRPKWLALVPGALVGVAAATVLTTALELPIARVEVPASLAQSISIPTAESFGQLVQPGIILTILMIAVIASAETLLSAAAVDRMHDGGRTRFNKELFAQGVGNGLCGLLGALPITGVIVRSSANIQAGARTRTSAVLHGVWILGLVALLPGLLEMVPLTALAAVLLVTGWRLISLHHVRHLFEHHGLMPVGIWAVTVAMVVLQDLLVGVALGLALSILEILPYLRRKLAIRHSEVDDEIHVRLRGAVTCKDVPVLLSTLEGLPEGRKVSIIGKHLLYMDHTSAETISEWLRRETKSGRSVEIHPPQAARHPRLKPLFARFSAEVA; encoded by the coding sequence ATGATAAACAACGGCTCTGCACTCTCGCGCGACCTCGCTTCGTCTCTGGTGGTTTTCCTTGTCGCCATTCCTCTCTGCCTGGGAATTGCGATCGCCTCCGGGGTACCAGCGGCCATGGGGCTTATCTCCGGTATCATAGGAGGCCTCGTTGTCGGCCTGCTGGCGGGCTCGCCTCTTCAGGTCTCCGGGCCTGCCGCCGGTCTTGCCGTCATCGTCTTCGGCTTCGTCGAACAGTACGGCGTTGCCATGCTCGGTCCCGTGCTGCTCATCGTAGGCCTCCTGCAGATCTTGGCGGGTTTCCTCAGGATCGGCTCCTGGTTCAGAGCAATTTCGCCGGCCGTCGTTCATGGCATGCTGGCCGGCATCGGCATTTTGATCATCCTCGGACAGGTCCACGTGCTCATGGATGCCAAACCCTCCGCCGGCGGCATTGAGAATGTCACCGCGATAAACGAGAGTGTCGGTAGATTGTGGGGCGCCAGCGTGACCAACGAGGCCGTCGCGCTACTGGTCGGTCTTCTCGCCCTCCTCGCGATGGTCTGCTGGGAACAATTCCGGCCCAAATGGCTGGCGCTGGTTCCGGGGGCGCTTGTCGGCGTTGCTGCCGCGACGGTCCTGACGACCGCTCTTGAACTCCCTATTGCCCGTGTGGAAGTGCCTGCCTCACTGGCACAGAGCATATCGATACCGACGGCCGAGAGTTTTGGCCAGCTAGTGCAACCCGGCATTATTTTGACGATCCTGATGATTGCCGTCATTGCGAGCGCCGAAACGCTTCTTTCGGCGGCCGCTGTCGACCGCATGCATGACGGGGGACGCACGCGTTTCAACAAGGAGCTTTTCGCCCAAGGCGTCGGTAACGGGCTTTGCGGATTGCTCGGGGCATTGCCTATCACCGGTGTTATCGTCCGTTCATCGGCCAACATCCAGGCCGGGGCTCGCACGCGCACCTCGGCAGTATTGCATGGCGTATGGATCCTAGGCCTTGTTGCGCTTTTGCCGGGATTGCTGGAAATGGTACCCTTGACGGCGCTCGCCGCCGTGCTGCTCGTCACCGGCTGGCGGCTGATTAGCCTTCACCATGTGCGCCACCTGTTCGAACACCATGGTCTCATGCCGGTTGGAATCTGGGCCGTCACGGTGGCCATGGTCGTCCTGCAGGACCTGCTGGTCGGGGTGGCGCTCGGCCTTGCGCTGTCGATCCTCGAGATCCTTCCTTATCTGCGCCGAAAGCTCGCAATCAGGCATTCCGAGGTTGACGACGAAATTCATGTCCGGCTAAGGGGAGCGGTGACCTGCAAGGACGTGCCGGTGCTGCTTAGCACGCTCGAAGGACTGCCCGAAGGCCGTAAAGTCAGTATTATCGGCAAACACCTGCTTTACATGGATCACACCAGTGCAGAGACCATCAGCGAATGGCTCAGGCGCGAGACGAAATCCGGCCGAAGCGTAGAGATTCATCCGCCCCAGGCGGCGCGTCATCCCCGCCTTAAGCCGCTATTTGCGCGTTTCTCTGCAGAAGTCGCCTGA
- the ku gene encoding non-homologous end joining protein Ku: MVTPRANWKGYIKFGEVAFPVALYTAASSSERIAFNTLNRKTGNRVRREFVDSETGDTVEREAQVKGFEIEDGRYVVLEPEEVAAAIPNSDKTLKVEAFIPCDEVDDVYFDKPYYLAPDKMGSDAYKLLRDGMKQAKVAAVARTVLFRRLRTVLIRPHGKGLIGSTLNYDYEVRSSQKAFEEMPDLKIEGEMLELAKHIINTKKGEFDPKQFDDRYEEAVAELVKAKMEGRALPKKKAPPASKPSDLLQALRESAGMSTPAKGKRTAANANAGKGRQKANRAAASAARSTGGAHQRRAG; encoded by the coding sequence ATGGTTACACCGCGAGCGAATTGGAAGGGCTACATCAAGTTCGGCGAAGTTGCGTTTCCGGTCGCGCTTTACACGGCCGCCTCGTCATCCGAGCGGATAGCCTTCAATACCTTGAATCGCAAGACCGGCAATCGCGTCCGCCGCGAATTCGTCGATAGCGAAACCGGCGATACGGTGGAGCGCGAGGCACAGGTGAAGGGCTTCGAGATAGAGGACGGGCGCTATGTTGTCCTCGAACCGGAAGAAGTCGCAGCGGCGATTCCAAATAGCGACAAGACACTGAAGGTCGAGGCATTCATTCCTTGCGACGAGGTCGACGACGTCTATTTCGACAAACCGTATTATCTTGCGCCCGACAAGATGGGCAGCGATGCGTACAAGCTCCTGCGTGACGGCATGAAACAAGCCAAGGTCGCCGCAGTCGCTCGCACGGTCCTGTTCCGGCGCCTGCGCACCGTACTTATCCGACCGCACGGCAAGGGCCTGATTGGATCGACGTTGAACTACGACTACGAGGTGCGTTCATCGCAGAAGGCGTTCGAGGAGATGCCGGACCTGAAGATTGAAGGCGAGATGCTGGAGCTGGCAAAGCACATCATCAACACCAAGAAGGGTGAGTTCGACCCGAAACAGTTCGACGACCGCTACGAAGAGGCGGTGGCCGAGCTCGTGAAAGCAAAGATGGAAGGCCGCGCGCTGCCGAAGAAGAAGGCACCCCCAGCATCCAAACCGAGCGATCTTCTACAGGCCCTGCGTGAAAGTGCCGGAATGTCCACGCCTGCCAAGGGCAAACGCACCGCGGCCAACGCCAACGCCGGCAAAGGCCGGCAAAAAGCCAATCGGGCCGCCGCATCCGCGGCCCGCAGCACTGGTGGCGCCCACCAGCGTCGTGCTGGCTGA
- the ku gene encoding non-homologous end joining protein Ku: MALRPYWKGYLKLSLVTCPVQMTPATSENEKVRFHTLNRQTQHRVVSHYVDSVTGKEVKDEDEVKGYQKGENDYVILEDEELENVALESTKTIDIEVFAPRDSVGWIWLDTPYYLSPDDPVGQEAFSVIRDAMAAENMVGISRLVISRRERAVMLEPRGKGIVLWTLRYGDEVRDAETYFEKIDDEMTDNELMPLVQQLIKKQTQHWNPKMASDPVQDKLLDIIEAKKKLMKKPARAKSKGKDKEEPAPTNVINIMDALRKSVEAENRSERQ, translated from the coding sequence ATGGCTCTCCGCCCTTACTGGAAAGGCTATCTGAAGCTTTCGCTGGTTACCTGCCCGGTACAAATGACGCCGGCCACGTCGGAAAACGAAAAGGTGCGCTTCCACACTCTGAACCGGCAAACCCAGCATCGCGTCGTGAGCCACTATGTCGATTCCGTCACCGGCAAGGAGGTGAAGGACGAAGACGAAGTCAAAGGTTACCAAAAAGGCGAGAACGACTATGTCATTCTCGAAGACGAGGAGCTCGAAAATGTTGCACTCGAAAGCACCAAAACCATAGACATCGAGGTGTTCGCGCCGCGCGATAGCGTTGGATGGATCTGGCTCGACACGCCTTACTACCTGTCGCCGGACGATCCTGTCGGCCAGGAAGCCTTCTCGGTCATTCGCGACGCCATGGCGGCCGAGAATATGGTCGGTATTTCCAGACTTGTCATCTCGCGTCGGGAACGGGCCGTCATGCTTGAGCCGCGCGGTAAGGGCATCGTGCTCTGGACGCTGCGTTACGGCGATGAGGTCCGCGACGCAGAGACCTACTTCGAGAAGATCGATGACGAGATGACCGACAATGAGTTGATGCCCCTGGTCCAGCAACTCATCAAAAAGCAGACACAACACTGGAACCCGAAGATGGCCTCCGACCCTGTCCAGGATAAGCTCCTCGACATCATCGAGGCGAAGAAGAAGCTGATGAAGAAGCCCGCCAGGGCAAAGTCGAAAGGCAAGGACAAGGAAGAGCCGGCGCCAACCAACGTCATCAACATCATGGATGCGCTGCGCAAATCGGTCGAAGCTGAAAACCGCTCGGAGAGGCAGTAG
- a CDS encoding GFA family protein, with product MTDVEKPVVRTARCSCGSLKLALRGAPERVYACACLDCQKATGSAFSYRARYRKQAIIADDGERRRFRRFTDKGRWMDQIFCPNCGTLIYMEAEVLDEQIVVSIGCFAEPDFAPPAAIFWSRRRHGWYEPIPEIQRVE from the coding sequence ATGACCGATGTAGAAAAGCCCGTCGTCCGTACGGCACGCTGCTCCTGCGGCAGCCTGAAGCTGGCCCTCCGCGGCGCGCCGGAACGGGTCTATGCCTGCGCTTGTCTGGACTGCCAGAAAGCGACTGGCTCGGCATTTTCCTACCGGGCGCGTTATCGCAAACAGGCCATCATCGCCGACGACGGCGAGCGACGGCGCTTCCGGCGCTTCACTGACAAGGGCCGCTGGATGGATCAGATCTTTTGCCCGAATTGCGGCACGTTGATCTATATGGAAGCGGAGGTGCTGGACGAGCAGATCGTCGTCTCGATTGGCTGTTTCGCCGAGCCAGATTTCGCGCCACCAGCTGCGATCTTCTGGTCACGGCGCCGCCATGGCTGGTACGAGCCGATACCGGAAATCCAACGTGTCGAGTAG
- a CDS encoding winged helix-turn-helix transcriptional regulator, with translation MKRLPDDDCGFASALNVIGGKWKTDILWEINLSPRRFGELRRILSGISEKVLAQQLREMEADDLISRAVFPGKVQRVEYSATEFGRSLNHAVTVMANWGKAYEIRMAEKAEQERRPLLAIGA, from the coding sequence ATGAAACGCCTGCCGGACGACGATTGCGGCTTTGCGAGTGCGCTCAACGTGATCGGTGGAAAGTGGAAGACTGACATCCTCTGGGAGATCAATCTCTCGCCCCGCCGCTTCGGCGAGTTGAGGCGCATCCTGTCAGGGATCAGCGAGAAAGTCCTCGCCCAGCAGCTCCGCGAGATGGAGGCGGACGATCTCATCAGCCGCGCGGTATTTCCGGGGAAGGTGCAGCGGGTGGAATATTCCGCGACCGAGTTCGGCCGCAGCCTCAACCATGCCGTGACCGTGATGGCAAACTGGGGTAAGGCATACGAAATCCGCATGGCGGAGAAGGCAGAGCAGGAGCGTCGGCCCCTCTTGGCGATAGGGGCCTGA
- a CDS encoding GFA family protein: MVEAGSNSRLTGGCRCGAVRYESDRPVHAAICHCEDCRRSSGAPMVGWMGVETGSFRFTKGEPRIWSSNGQAHRHFCATCGTGLIYLNEALIPGIVDVQIATLDDPTMVSPDIQVQVAERLPWSAHIHALPIYDRYPD, from the coding sequence ATGGTTGAAGCCGGCTCCAATAGCCGACTAACTGGCGGTTGCCGTTGCGGCGCCGTTCGATATGAGTCGGATCGGCCTGTTCACGCCGCGATCTGCCACTGCGAGGACTGTCGTCGTTCGTCCGGTGCGCCGATGGTCGGTTGGATGGGGGTAGAGACCGGCAGCTTCCGATTTACCAAAGGCGAACCTCGTATCTGGTCATCCAACGGCCAAGCGCACCGCCATTTCTGCGCGACATGCGGAACAGGCCTTATCTATCTGAACGAAGCCCTCATTCCCGGGATCGTTGACGTGCAAATTGCCACCCTTGACGACCCAACGATGGTTTCCCCTGACATTCAGGTTCAGGTTGCCGAGCGCTTGCCTTGGTCCGCGCACATCCATGCGCTTCCAATATACGATCGGTATCCAGATTGA
- the ligD gene encoding DNA ligase D, producing MASDKLSTYRSKRDFQRTAEPSGEGRIARSNRPRFVIQKHDATRLHYDLRLEFDGVFKSWAVTKGPSLDPHDKRLAVEVEDHPLDYGDFEGTIPKGQYGGGTVMLWDRGYWKPEGKKSPKQALEKGDFKFTLEGKRLHGGFVLVRMGNDRERGKRTNWLLIKHHDAFSVEENGAAILEENDTSVASGRTMEMIAAGKGRKPKPFIVAGGDVQADAVWDSHQGLAADERKSDVRAGKASVSPVDLPDFVAPQLCQTLKRPPVGKGWIHEIKFDGYRIQMRVLDGEATLKTRKGLDWTAKYREIGEAASALPDSIIDGEICALDENGAPDFAALQAALSEGKAGDLVYFAFDLLYDGGEDLRSLSVADRKARLQSLLAEAGDNPRIRFVEHFETDGDAVLRSACKLSLEGIISKQVDAPYQSGRTETWAKSKCRAGHEVVLGAYAKTNGKFRSLLVGVYHGDHFVYVGRVGTGYGAKKVETLLPKLKALETTNSPFTGIGAPKKGAEVTWLKPELVAEIEFAGWTADGLIRQAAFKGLRDDKPAKEVVAERPANPSKTDLPGPALVATAARSTRRKGVKADVMGVLISNPDKPLWPDANDKGSVTKEELARYYEAVGSWMIEHIKGRPCSIIRAPDGIGGEQFFQRHAMPGTSRLLELVKVFGDKKPYLQIDRIEGLAAVAQIGAVELHPWNCEPQQPEVPGRLVFDLDPGPDVPFSTVVSAARDMRDRLEELGLISFCKTTGGKGLHVVTPLAINKRKPLSWSQAKAFAHAVCQQMARDNPELYLIKMTKSLRNGRIFLDYLRNDRMATAVAPLSPRARSGATVSMPLTWTQVKSDLDPKRFTVRTVPALLAKTSAWQGYCDAQRPLEQAIKRLGKTTAAA from the coding sequence ATGGCCAGTGATAAACTATCGACCTATCGATCGAAGCGCGATTTTCAAAGGACGGCTGAGCCCAGCGGTGAAGGGCGCATTGCGCGCAGCAATCGCCCTCGTTTCGTCATCCAGAAACACGACGCGACCCGCCTTCACTATGATCTGAGGCTCGAGTTCGATGGGGTCTTCAAGTCCTGGGCCGTCACGAAAGGCCCGTCTCTCGACCCGCACGACAAGCGATTGGCGGTCGAGGTGGAGGACCACCCACTAGATTATGGCGATTTCGAAGGGACTATCCCGAAAGGCCAGTATGGCGGCGGTACTGTGATGCTATGGGACCGTGGCTATTGGAAGCCGGAAGGAAAGAAGAGCCCGAAGCAAGCTCTGGAAAAGGGCGACTTCAAATTCACCCTTGAAGGCAAACGCCTGCATGGCGGCTTCGTGCTGGTGCGCATGGGCAACGATCGCGAACGTGGTAAGCGAACCAACTGGCTGCTGATCAAGCACCATGACGCCTTCTCGGTCGAGGAGAATGGCGCGGCGATCCTGGAGGAGAATGACACATCAGTCGCCTCCGGCCGAACAATGGAGATGATCGCCGCTGGCAAAGGGCGCAAGCCCAAACCATTCATCGTCGCGGGAGGCGACGTTCAGGCTGATGCGGTCTGGGACAGCCATCAAGGGCTGGCCGCTGACGAGCGAAAATCGGATGTGCGAGCCGGCAAGGCGTCGGTTTCGCCTGTCGACCTGCCTGATTTCGTCGCGCCACAGCTCTGTCAGACCCTGAAGCGCCCTCCCGTGGGCAAGGGCTGGATCCACGAGATCAAGTTCGACGGTTACCGGATCCAGATGCGCGTGCTGGACGGTGAGGCGACACTGAAGACCCGAAAGGGCCTCGACTGGACAGCCAAATATCGCGAAATAGGCGAGGCGGCATCTGCACTGCCCGATTCAATTATCGATGGTGAGATCTGCGCCCTCGACGAGAATGGTGCGCCCGATTTCGCGGCTCTGCAGGCGGCGCTTTCGGAAGGCAAAGCCGGGGATCTCGTCTACTTCGCATTCGATCTTCTCTACGACGGTGGTGAGGATTTGCGATCTCTGTCAGTTGCGGATCGGAAGGCGCGGTTGCAGAGCCTGCTGGCGGAGGCAGGCGACAATCCCCGCATCCGGTTTGTCGAGCATTTCGAGACTGACGGCGACGCGGTCCTCAGATCTGCCTGCAAGCTGTCGCTGGAAGGCATCATCTCAAAACAGGTGGACGCGCCGTACCAATCCGGCCGAACAGAGACCTGGGCCAAATCCAAATGTCGCGCCGGCCACGAGGTCGTGCTCGGCGCTTATGCCAAGACGAATGGCAAGTTCAGATCCTTGTTGGTCGGCGTCTACCACGGCGACCACTTCGTCTATGTCGGCCGCGTCGGTACGGGATATGGCGCGAAGAAAGTGGAAACGCTGCTTCCGAAGTTGAAGGCGCTCGAGACGACGAATTCGCCCTTTACTGGCATCGGCGCGCCGAAGAAGGGGGCGGAAGTGACTTGGCTGAAGCCCGAACTCGTGGCGGAAATCGAATTCGCAGGCTGGACCGCCGACGGCCTTATCCGCCAGGCTGCTTTTAAGGGACTGCGCGATGACAAGCCGGCCAAGGAAGTCGTGGCCGAACGGCCGGCGAATCCTTCTAAAACCGACCTGCCGGGGCCGGCGCTGGTAGCCACGGCGGCCAGGTCGACGCGACGGAAGGGTGTTAAGGCGGACGTGATGGGCGTGCTGATCTCCAACCCGGACAAGCCGCTGTGGCCGGATGCCAATGACAAGGGATCCGTCACCAAGGAAGAGTTGGCCCGCTATTACGAAGCCGTCGGCTCCTGGATGATCGAGCACATCAAAGGGCGGCCCTGCTCCATTATCCGCGCCCCCGACGGGATCGGTGGCGAGCAGTTTTTCCAGCGACATGCCATGCCTGGCACCTCGAGGCTTCTCGAACTGGTCAAGGTCTTCGGTGACAAGAAGCCATATCTGCAGATCGACCGGATCGAGGGTTTGGCTGCCGTCGCTCAGATCGGCGCTGTCGAACTGCATCCTTGGAATTGCGAGCCGCAGCAGCCAGAAGTGCCAGGGAGGCTCGTCTTTGACCTCGATCCTGGTCCGGACGTGCCCTTTTCCACCGTCGTTTCGGCGGCCCGCGATATGCGTGACAGGCTTGAGGAACTCGGCTTGATCAGTTTCTGCAAGACAACTGGCGGCAAGGGCCTTCATGTGGTTACCCCGCTTGCCATCAATAAACGCAAGCCGCTCTCCTGGTCTCAGGCGAAAGCGTTTGCGCATGCCGTCTGCCAGCAAATGGCGCGCGACAATCCCGAGCTCTATCTGATCAAGATGACCAAGAGCTTGAGGAACGGTCGGATATTCCTCGACTATCTGCGCAATGACCGCATGGCGACGGCGGTTGCACCATTGTCACCACGGGCCCGGTCCGGCGCCACCGTCTCGATGCCGCTGACATGGACGCAGGTCAAATCCGACCTCGATCCGAAGCGATTCACGGTCAGAACTGTGCCGGCTCTGCTCGCAAAGACATCGGCTTGGCAGGGCTATTGTGATGCCCAGCGGCCGCTGGAGCAGGCGATTAAGCGTTTGGGCAAGACAACAGCCGCCGCATGA
- a CDS encoding NAD(P)-dependent oxidoreductase yields the protein MTSQILEFNSMTTIGFFGAGRMGASLVRTLAKSGHEVHVWNRTAAKAEALAPFGVQPRPTPEAAAAEAEIVFVNLLDYAASDAQLRKPEVTQALKGKLLVQLTSGSPKAARDTGAWATGHGIAYLDGAIMATPNVIGEPDTLILFAGSKSLYQKHERVFVALGGKSAFLSEDFGAASALDSALLGQMWGTLFGTLQALAINRAENIDADAYSTYLKLVQPVIDGAERDLMQRVHDGRDRGDDETFATIAAHNVALQHLRHINAERGLNPVLADAFDSLFTTAIQNGHVGDDFAILARFMRAP from the coding sequence ATGACGTCTCAAATATTGGAGTTCAATTCGATGACGACAATAGGGTTCTTCGGCGCGGGCCGAATGGGAGCTTCACTTGTTCGGACGCTCGCAAAAAGCGGGCATGAGGTACATGTCTGGAACAGAACGGCGGCGAAGGCGGAAGCGCTGGCGCCGTTCGGTGTGCAGCCGAGACCAACGCCGGAAGCGGCGGCGGCTGAGGCCGAGATCGTCTTCGTCAACCTGCTCGACTATGCTGCCTCCGACGCACAGCTGAGAAAGCCGGAGGTCACACAGGCGCTGAAGGGAAAGCTCCTGGTGCAGCTCACCTCGGGCTCCCCAAAAGCGGCGCGCGACACCGGCGCCTGGGCGACCGGCCATGGGATCGCCTATCTCGACGGAGCCATTATGGCGACACCAAATGTCATCGGAGAACCCGACACACTGATCCTCTTCGCCGGATCGAAGTCGCTTTACCAAAAGCACGAAAGGGTATTTGTGGCGCTCGGGGGGAAATCCGCCTTCCTCAGCGAGGATTTCGGGGCTGCATCGGCCCTCGACAGCGCCCTTCTTGGGCAGATGTGGGGCACATTGTTCGGCACGCTTCAAGCGCTCGCCATCAACCGGGCAGAAAACATCGATGCCGACGCCTACTCGACGTACCTCAAGCTCGTCCAGCCGGTCATCGACGGGGCCGAGCGGGACCTCATGCAACGGGTCCACGACGGCCGCGACCGCGGTGACGATGAAACCTTTGCAACAATCGCTGCTCACAATGTCGCTCTCCAGCATCTGCGGCATATCAACGCCGAGCGTGGCCTGAATCCGGTCCTTGCCGATGCCTTCGACAGCCTCTTCACAACCGCCATCCAAAATGGTCACGTCGGCGACGATTTCGCGATACTGGCCCGTTTCATGAGGGCGCCATGA
- a CDS encoding carbonic anhydrase — MGDFLKGISSFRGAVFPNHSAHYRKLAREGQQPHALMISCADSRVMPETITQSGPGDLFVCRNAGNIVPPFSTLNGGVSSAIEYAILALGVSDIVVCGHSDCGAMKGLCHPEMLAPMPNVAAWLRHSHAAYSIVCQAYPDDLSETDRVRAVAMENVVVQLDHLKTHPSVAAKLATNEITLHGWFFDIGTGEVQVYDGALATFTEVQEGEPLPVAITGRDHPHVMPRVAATLGGE, encoded by the coding sequence ATGGGTGACTTCCTGAAAGGTATCTCCAGTTTTCGTGGCGCCGTGTTTCCGAATCATTCGGCCCATTACCGCAAGCTGGCGCGCGAAGGCCAGCAGCCACATGCCCTGATGATATCTTGTGCCGACAGCCGAGTGATGCCGGAAACGATAACGCAGTCCGGTCCCGGCGATCTTTTCGTCTGCCGCAATGCCGGCAATATCGTTCCCCCCTTCTCGACCCTCAATGGTGGGGTCTCTTCCGCAATCGAATATGCCATCCTGGCGCTCGGCGTCAGCGACATTGTCGTTTGCGGTCACTCCGATTGCGGGGCGATGAAAGGGCTGTGCCACCCGGAAATGCTGGCGCCAATGCCGAATGTCGCAGCCTGGCTGCGGCACAGCCACGCCGCCTATTCGATTGTTTGCCAAGCCTATCCCGACGACCTTTCCGAAACTGACCGCGTGCGTGCGGTAGCAATGGAAAACGTCGTCGTGCAGCTCGACCATTTAAAGACCCATCCGTCGGTGGCTGCGAAGCTTGCGACAAACGAGATCACGCTGCACGGCTGGTTCTTCGACATCGGGACGGGTGAGGTTCAAGTCTATGACGGGGCTTTGGCGACGTTTACCGAGGTGCAGGAGGGCGAGCCGCTGCCGGTCGCCATCACAGGACGAGACCACCCGCATGTCATGCCGCGGGTTGCCGCAACGCTTGGCGGGGAGTAG
- the ligD gene encoding non-homologous end-joining DNA ligase: protein MTRPRRPSLPLLDVSHSALQSRPIRKRDPDQPNLPFDPMPQRVEPCLALLKSVVPLGPDWLYEVKWDGYRLAIHIEPKGVSIITRGGHDWTHRFPSIAAAARDLGTTAILDGEAVVLDEQGRSDFSALQRSLGGRGGKRISSEAILYAFDLLYLDGHDLTRAELAVRRRLLEDLIPEGGNGTIRLSEAIELPAEDLLEHAYQVGLEGIIAKHRDQPYRSGRTGDWLKIKCVQSESFIVIGYEQSASARGGIGSLLLAGKKGFDWVYVGSVGTGFTRSDAEYLKKTLDHLRTNTPVVPLKGKRFVFAQPTLIVEIEFRGWTHDRNLRHASYKGLREVQDNAAVFDVTDC, encoded by the coding sequence ATGACGCGCCCGCGCCGACCCTCTTTGCCATTGCTCGACGTGTCTCATTCTGCACTCCAGTCGCGTCCGATCCGAAAGCGCGATCCTGACCAGCCGAACCTGCCTTTCGATCCGATGCCGCAGCGCGTCGAACCCTGCCTCGCCCTGCTGAAGAGCGTGGTTCCGCTGGGACCGGATTGGCTTTACGAGGTGAAATGGGACGGTTACCGGCTCGCGATCCATATCGAACCAAAGGGTGTGAGCATCATTACGCGCGGCGGCCATGACTGGACCCACCGCTTTCCTTCGATCGCCGCGGCGGCAAGAGACCTCGGGACGACCGCCATTCTCGACGGCGAGGCCGTTGTTCTCGACGAACAGGGCCGGTCGGACTTTAGCGCCTTGCAGCGTTCGCTCGGAGGTCGGGGCGGCAAACGGATCTCGAGCGAGGCCATCCTCTACGCCTTCGACCTTCTCTATCTCGACGGACACGATCTCACTCGCGCCGAGCTTGCCGTGCGCCGGCGCCTTCTTGAAGATCTGATACCAGAAGGCGGCAATGGGACGATCCGCCTTTCCGAAGCGATAGAACTGCCAGCCGAAGATCTCCTTGAGCACGCATACCAGGTCGGCCTGGAAGGGATCATAGCCAAGCATCGGGATCAACCTTACCGCAGCGGTCGGACTGGCGACTGGCTGAAGATCAAGTGCGTGCAGAGTGAAAGCTTCATCGTCATCGGCTACGAACAATCGGCGTCAGCGCGCGGCGGCATCGGCAGTCTGCTACTGGCCGGCAAGAAGGGCTTCGACTGGGTTTATGTCGGGTCGGTCGGCACCGGCTTCACCAGGAGCGATGCCGAGTATTTGAAAAAGACGCTCGATCATCTGAGAACGAACACCCCGGTGGTTCCGCTTAAGGGCAAGCGCTTCGTCTTCGCGCAGCCGACACTGATCGTCGAGATCGAATTTCGCGGCTGGACGCATGACCGCAATCTACGCCACGCTTCCTATAAGGGGCTTCGGGAGGTCCAGGACAACGCGGCCGTCTTCGATGTGACGGATTGTTGA
- a CDS encoding carboxymuconolactone decarboxylase family protein — protein MAARIELEAAAEAARAATINTSVAPNSAGLADLTNRVLFGDLWQRPDFSARDRSLVTMSALIAIGQPEQLPFHANRAMDNGLTRAEASEVVTQIAFYAGWPRAMSAVQILQRVFDSREAVSKASAASADLKITRVNQGRARAPEQYFTGEVETSGFYRAMRPPV, from the coding sequence GTGGCGGCCCGGATCGAGCTCGAGGCTGCCGCCGAGGCGGCACGGGCAGCAACGATCAATACTTCCGTCGCGCCGAACTCCGCGGGGCTTGCCGATCTGACAAACCGCGTGCTTTTCGGAGACCTCTGGCAGCGGCCAGACTTTTCGGCCCGCGACCGCAGCCTGGTAACCATGTCGGCGCTGATTGCCATTGGACAACCGGAGCAGCTTCCTTTCCATGCTAACCGGGCGATGGACAACGGCTTGACCCGCGCTGAAGCATCCGAGGTTGTAACCCAGATTGCCTTCTACGCGGGCTGGCCACGAGCCATGTCCGCAGTGCAGATACTCCAGCGGGTGTTCGACAGTCGGGAGGCCGTCTCTAAAGCATCTGCCGCCTCGGCCGATCTTAAGATAACCCGCGTGAATCAGGGCCGGGCCAGGGCTCCCGAACAATATTTCACGGGCGAGGTTGAGACCTCTGGCTTCTATCGGGCGATGCGCCCGCCCGTATAG
- a CDS encoding (R)-mandelonitrile lyase: MGGATVSFPAGARTAWHTHPLDQTLFIISGRGWIQTEGKPIEQVGPGDVVWIPPLVKHWHGASAGEPMTHFAVAEALNGSSVTWMEKVSDEDYGKGRELD; the protein is encoded by the coding sequence ATAGGCGGGGCGACCGTATCTTTCCCGGCTGGAGCCCGCACGGCATGGCATACCCACCCGCTTGATCAAACGCTCTTCATCATCTCCGGCCGCGGCTGGATTCAGACAGAAGGAAAGCCTATCGAGCAAGTGGGACCGGGCGACGTGGTCTGGATACCGCCGCTGGTCAAGCACTGGCACGGCGCCTCGGCAGGCGAGCCGATGACGCATTTTGCCGTGGCCGAAGCCTTAAACGGTAGTTCGGTCACTTGGATGGAGAAGGTTTCCGACGAAGACTACGGCAAGGGTCGCGAACTCGATTGA